Genomic window (Arachis hypogaea cultivar Tifrunner chromosome 13, arahy.Tifrunner.gnm2.J5K5, whole genome shotgun sequence):
atcctatttatacactttcttccaatgatcttcaagccttgagttgggcctttgctcttggtggaattgggttgaaagaggccttggttgattgctcttggagtttgaagaggaaccaaaacgaaccaattgaaccgggttggagttttgcaaaagttggaccaaaagtttgagcaaaagttaggggctaacttttgcccaaacttttcatatcagcacccatatccagctgataccaacgttggtgccaaagttaggggtctaactttggccccaacgttggccttaccatgtgcacttgtggcgccaatgttagccaccaagttaggggctaacgttggcgcaaacttttgctcctccccttgtagttttcatgtgccaacgttagcctcaaagttaggggctaacgttggcgcaaacttttggtgcccagggagtgtttttctcatgccaatgttagcctcaaagttaggggctaacgttggtgcaaacttttggtgcccaggggtgattttcatgtgccaacgttagcctcaaagttaggggctaacgttggggctaacttttcactcaaaagtttgtgcaaaagtttgaggctaactttaggtccagctttttgcttcctggttcaatttcacttattccattgtcttctctttactcctagctattccttcttgcttcaacctttctccaagctttcttcacctatcattaatcaaccaaacacatcaaagctatgcttaaaatcatgagatattcattctttcataatatgtgacaattatagtataaaacctcatgaaatagcatgaattcatacatggttgattcaatcaagggaaacatgaaaatctacctaattggcttgcttgtagctcaagaaagtgcataattctaatgaaaacaaaagaaaaagactagttaaaataggctaggatgacttgtcatcatctgGGTAGAGCTCTATAGGAGGGTATAAAAATTGGTACGCTATCCGATACCCTGTTGATACATCGTAGTTTTTTTACCTGTGGAAGGATCCATTGGagtttattttcatcttcttttattCTAATTGACAGAATCTATTggtttatttaatttgaaaaaaattattttaccaactATTAATTCCAGTCTTTATTATTGCCGAGCAGTTCTCTGACCTAAGTGACTATTTGGGCAGGATTAGCGGCACCCAAGAAAGTAGGGGACGAGAAAGGCTGGGACGGGGGAGTCGTGGATCAGTATAGACTTGGATGCTATTACCAGAGCTGACTTCTAGAAGATGTCTTTCTCAATGACTTTGCGGCATTCCAGAATACTACGCCAACCCCATGAAGGTAAAGTACCTGTCTCAGCATACATAATATCACAGTATCTGAAGTATTTACCTTTAAACATTTTAGCTAGTACAGAGTTTGGTTGTATGAGTAATCTCCAACATTGTTTACCTAGAAGAACCATATTCTAAGTTTTGAGATCTTTAAATCCCAAACCCCCTCCTTTCTTAGTCTTAACATCTTCTCCTAGCTCTCCAAGTCCATCTTTCTCTCTAACCCTCGCTGACCCTACTAAAACTTGGTTAGGATGTTGTGTATATCTTGAATTAGAGAGTGTGATAGCTTGAAACAGGAAAGCATATAGATGGATATAGCTTTACCCACTACTTTTATTAGGACATGTCTTCTCCCTGTTGATAGGAGCTTTTTCTTCTAACCCTCTGCATACTTGCGGACTTTATCTTTATATCCAAGAAAGCCACCTTTGGTGAAACTAAAGATAAAGTCCGTAAGCATGCAGAGGGTTGGAAGAAAAAGCTCTTATCAACAGGGAGAAGACATGTCCTAATCAAAGTAGTGGGTGAAGCTATCTCCATCTATAGAGTAAGAACCAGTAGTTATAACCTCCTTAATCCCCCCAATCCACCTCACATCAAATCTCAATCTCTCCATGATAAACTATAGAAACGACCATTCAACCCTATCCTAGGCTTTGTTCATATCGAGCTTTAAATCCATCTCTAGTTCATTACCTCTTTTCTTTGTCTTGAGGTAGTGCATACACTCATGGGGGACTAAAACATTATCTAAGATAAGCCCTCCCTTTAGGAAGGCACTCTCGTTAGGACTCACTAGAAAATTCATATTACCTTGCAAGCGATGAACTAGTAATTTCGAGATTATTTTGTAAACCATAGAAGAAAGACTTATTGATCTCACTTGAGTCATATCCATAGCATTCAGAACTTTTGGGATCAAGCATATCTATGTATGATTAAATAACTTCagcattcttcctcccaaaaaTAAACTTTTGATTGCCAAGAACACATCTCTCTCCACAATATCCAATAGTAGTGAAAGAACTTAGCCGTAAAACCATTGTCTCTAGGAGCACTCTGTGGGCGTACGTTAAATGTTGCTCTTCTAACCTCATCAACTCCTATTGGTTTCACCAATTTTCTATTCATTGCAGCTGTTACCTTTACCCCCAAATTATCAAATGCCTCAGTTGGATTTGCTGTGTGAGAAGCCATAAAAAGTGTCTTGTAGTAGTCTTCAGCCACCATTACAATTTCACTTCTTGACGTAACGATATTGCTATTGCTTTCCATAAGTTTCCAAATCTTGTTATTACTATTTCTCACTAGAGCATATTGGTGGAAAAAATCAGTGTTCCAATCTCCCAGCTGAAGCTGTCTGATCTTAGATTTATCCCTCCAATAGCTTTCTTCGTTCAAAAGAGCAGCTTCAAGTTCCTTTTCTAATGCAGATACCTATTCACCACTATGGGTTCCAGAGTTTCTAAGGGATTCTAGTCtatcttaattatctttaattgatGTCTTCGAGATAGAGTTGGAAACTTGCTACCACTAAACATGTGAATATCTGTAGATTTTTAGCTTTTGTGCTAGAATAAACATTGGCGATATTTCTATTTGACTATTCCAAGCATCAATAATCATCtttctcacttcttcaatccCACACCATCTCTTTTGAAACTTGAATCTCCTTTTGGATCTGTTAAGGGGAGGACATGTATCAAGAAATAGTTGAGCATGATCTGAACTTATTTCTTGTAGTCTAGTAACCATGGCGGAAGGGTATGGGGAGAACCATTCAACTGGTGCCATCATTCTATTTAGTCTTTCTTAAATAATCTCTTGCCCTCTTCTACGGTTTGACCATGTGAAAAGAGTCCCTATCATCCCAAGATCAATGAGATTATTTTCATTTATAAACTCATTGAACTCAGAGATGAATACGACTAATTTATGACTTCCTTCCTTCTTTTCGTGCTGcctagtaattgtattaaaatcACCCAAAGTCAAGACCCTTCCTTGGAACTGTTGAAGTATTTGGCCCAGCTCTTCAAATTGTCTTACTCGAGTGTGGTATAAGCAAATAAAATGCGTGCCAACGAGCCCTCATACCTCTGCTAAAACTGAATCTGTAATGTTTGCTGCAATATAAAATTCTCCCAAACTAAGCACTTCTACCCTTATGCCCTCCTTCTATGCTAATGCCATGCCCCAGCTGTACCTGTTGGGTCATGTAGAAACTAGACATTAAATCTGCATGATCTCAACTCCCTTTCTATTTGTCAAGATTGATTTTGATTTAACAAAAGAAACCAGTTTCAGGAGAGTGAGATCTACACATCCCTTTAAGGCTAAAAATTGTTAGGTGTCTCCCCAAACCCAAAAATTTCATGCTAAGATTCTCATTTCCCTTGGGGCACCATTTTTTAGCTAGTGCCCTCCACCTCAACATCATTCATTTGGATCTCACTAAGACATATTTTCTTCTTGTGCAGATCATTCTCCTTACCTCCACTCAGACCCCTCTTCGagcctgatgccagggcatcttggctagttttacaagccatttttagtttattttagggtagttttatgcATTTCTTAGGAAACAAGTAAGTATTTAGATGAGAATTTCATGCATGCCTTGATTCAATTAAACTTGATTGTTTGTGTGCTTTTCAtaagatttttatgcaaattttgcTTGATGATTGAATGATACAAATATCTTGTGAATTATAGCAAACTTTGATgcattttgtttggttgatgataggtaagaagaaacaaagaaaggtgataaaccactattttatggtttatcttatgcttaattgagtagtttttatcaactctttacccacttattcataatatttgcatggttttatattttccttcctgattttgtgctataattgaaaacatgcttctctggctttaaattaccaaatattaatcctctcttattaccattagatgccttgatatgtgtgttaagtgtttttagagattacagggtaggaatggctcagaggatggaaaggaagcatgcaaaagtggaaggaatacaagaagttggagaaattgctaagttgtccaacctgacctcttcgcactcaaacggctataactttagctacagaggcccaaatgacgcggtttcagttgtgttggaaatctAACGTCCGGagtttcgatttgatatataatatgtcatagttgccCTGACACTAGGCAACGCGAATGTGTGCTCCACACGGACGCATTgcagtgacgaaaaatcagcgtggcagatttcgcaaccagcgatttctggggtatttttgtcccagttttcagcccagaacacacagattagaggctataaaggggaggaatacatccattcatcatcatgctctcataattcacttcttaTGATTTAGaggtagttttgagggagaggttctctcctctctcttttaggatttagaattaggatttcttttgcttttaagattatctctttttatcaggttcaatatttttttatttattttattttccaatttaatttatgaattcccatgttagaacttatttctttgaattaatatattttgaggtattttagacttatgattgctctctttaatttatgttactgttgcttcccatctaaaggcatttttattccggtagatttactttgtccctttttggtcttggttaagaaatcagtaactcaggagttatcaaactcaaacatgattgataattgttatctttgctaattga
Coding sequences:
- the LOC140177667 gene encoding uncharacterized protein, which gives rise to MAPVEWFSPYPSAMVTRLQEISSDHAQLFLDTCPPLNRSKRRFKFQKRWCGIEEVRKMIIDAWNSQIEISPMFILAQKLKIYRYSHVSALEKELEAALLNEESYWRDKSKIRQLQLGDWNTDFFHQYALVRNSNNKIWKLMESNSNIVTSRSEIVMVAEDYYKTLFMASHTANPTEAFDNLGVKVTAAMNRKLVKPIGVDEVLYLHGVGVVFWNAAKSLRKTSSRSQLW